The Neorhodopirellula lusitana genome includes a window with the following:
- a CDS encoding sulfatase: MSNRLLFCFVVFTTTLQSAADLPAKTQEQQPNVLFILVDDLGKHDISIEGSRFYQTPNIDALAEGGVRFTNGYANCQVCSPSRASIQTGKFTARHGVTDWIGAAAGHGKSLGERLFAPQYARALPREDTTIAEAMKASGYRTFFAGKWHLGGEGSLPTDHGYEINVGGTDRGSPPGGYFSPYHNPLLDDGPAGESLPLRLANETSAFIRSHRNQPFFAMLSFYSVHGPIQSSKTLWEKYCDVAASQPAVESRFKVDRTMPVRQVQDHPVYAGMMETLDTAVGNVLNTLEECGLSRSTIVVFTGDNGGVSSGDGFSTSNLPLRGGKGRQWEGGIREPFYIRCPEQVKAGVVSDVPATGADLYPTLLDLCGLEMRPEQHVDGISLVPAMDGKPMKDRSLVWHYPHYGNQGGEPSSIIRQGQWKLIHYYEDDHDELYNLTNDPGETSDLALQMPIMTNRMASELRAWLENVNAGFPTHDPNFDPVAAEARAVRYQTTFRNALEKNHAAMLKPDWKPNANWWGSMHAED; encoded by the coding sequence ATGAGCAACCGGCTATTATTCTGCTTCGTCGTATTTACCACCACGCTCCAATCCGCGGCTGACCTGCCTGCAAAGACTCAAGAACAACAGCCGAATGTCCTGTTCATCTTGGTCGATGACCTTGGGAAGCATGACATTTCCATTGAAGGAAGCAGGTTCTACCAAACGCCGAATATTGATGCGTTGGCGGAGGGCGGGGTACGGTTTACAAACGGCTATGCGAACTGCCAAGTTTGCAGTCCGTCACGGGCCAGTATTCAGACAGGCAAGTTCACTGCCCGTCACGGCGTGACGGATTGGATCGGTGCCGCTGCGGGTCACGGCAAGTCGTTGGGCGAGCGGTTATTCGCTCCGCAATACGCACGAGCTCTTCCGAGGGAAGACACCACAATTGCTGAGGCAATGAAGGCGTCCGGTTATCGCACATTCTTCGCTGGCAAATGGCATTTAGGTGGTGAAGGCTCATTGCCGACCGACCACGGGTATGAAATCAATGTTGGTGGAACGGATCGTGGATCCCCGCCGGGCGGCTACTTTTCGCCGTACCACAACCCGCTGTTAGATGATGGCCCCGCTGGTGAATCACTGCCATTGCGTTTGGCAAACGAAACCTCCGCATTCATCCGAAGTCATCGGAACCAACCGTTTTTCGCAATGCTTTCGTTCTATTCTGTTCATGGACCGATTCAGTCTTCGAAAACCCTCTGGGAGAAATATTGCGACGTCGCTGCGTCCCAGCCCGCGGTGGAATCAAGGTTCAAGGTGGACCGAACAATGCCGGTACGACAAGTCCAAGATCACCCGGTCTATGCGGGAATGATGGAAACGTTGGACACCGCCGTTGGAAATGTTCTCAACACACTGGAAGAGTGCGGATTAAGCCGCTCAACCATCGTCGTTTTCACTGGCGATAACGGCGGCGTTTCCTCAGGCGACGGTTTTTCAACCAGCAACTTGCCACTTCGTGGTGGGAAGGGTCGTCAGTGGGAAGGTGGCATACGAGAACCCTTCTACATTCGTTGTCCCGAGCAAGTGAAAGCGGGAGTCGTCAGTGATGTACCTGCAACCGGTGCGGATCTTTACCCGACGCTGCTTGACCTGTGTGGATTGGAGATGCGACCCGAACAACACGTTGACGGAATCAGCTTGGTTCCCGCCATGGACGGTAAGCCCATGAAGGATCGTTCATTGGTTTGGCACTACCCGCACTATGGTAATCAGGGTGGTGAACCCAGTTCGATCATCCGCCAAGGCCAATGGAAACTCATCCATTACTACGAAGATGATCACGACGAACTCTACAACCTTACCAACGACCCTGGCGAAACGAGCGATCTTGCACTGCAGATGCCCATCATGACCAACCGCATGGCAAGTGAACTGCGAGCATGGCTGGAAAACGTGAACGCTGGCTTTCCAACACATGATCCAAATTTTGATCCCGTTGCCGCTGAAGCAAGAGCGGTGAGGTACCAGACGACATTTAGAAATGCCCTGGAAAAGAATCATGCAGCGATGTTGAAACCGGATTGGAAACCGAATGCCAACTGGTGGGGCAGCATGCATGCAGAGGATTGA
- a CDS encoding sulfatase family protein, whose product MRNQPISPNCPSTLHLASLIMGIYSLVSCIGVGTSAHAQKPPAKLPNIVVIMADDLGYGDVGCYGGTGVATPAIDDLAERGLRFTQAYCSAGTCTPTRFSLLTGVYAFRVPGSGIAPPNSPALIPAGTPTIASVLKQAGYHTGIIGKWHLGLGAKPAGPDWNGKLSPGPLEIGFDDALILPTTNDRVPPVLVRNHHVENLDPNDPLWVGSQRPTPEHHDARSHPESLRMTTVSSHLGTIHNGLGRIGYFTGGKTALFRDEDLADRWASESNRWLHEHANDPFFLLVTPHSLHAPRIVNERFQGTTKLGPRGDAIAELDWTVGKVVQTLDDLNLIEQTLIVFCSDNGPVLIDDYQDRADELLGDHDPNGVFRGGKYNVYEGATRTPFIVSMPGTIPVGESGKMVCTIDLAASFAAWVGAKIPDGALRDSIDVMPSLLGKTEATGRTELVQQDNGWGSFGYRKGQWKLVRCDSGAMLNSELKMKKKQIPKYALYHLESDPGETENVQADNQERANQMKKELQQIIDAG is encoded by the coding sequence ATGCGGAACCAACCTATTAGTCCCAATTGCCCATCAACGCTTCACCTCGCCTCCCTCATCATGGGGATCTATTCGTTGGTTTCTTGCATTGGGGTTGGCACATCGGCTCACGCCCAGAAACCACCGGCCAAGCTTCCCAACATCGTCGTGATCATGGCGGATGATCTTGGCTACGGCGACGTGGGCTGCTACGGCGGAACGGGGGTGGCCACGCCAGCGATTGACGACCTGGCTGAACGCGGCTTGCGTTTCACCCAGGCGTATTGTTCAGCGGGCACGTGCACTCCCACCCGCTTCTCTCTGTTAACAGGTGTGTATGCGTTTCGCGTTCCTGGATCTGGGATCGCGCCACCGAATTCGCCGGCATTGATCCCGGCCGGAACACCAACCATTGCATCGGTTCTAAAGCAGGCTGGATACCACACCGGCATCATCGGAAAGTGGCATCTTGGCCTGGGTGCCAAGCCCGCCGGCCCAGATTGGAACGGAAAATTGTCACCCGGTCCTCTGGAGATTGGATTCGACGACGCGTTGATTCTTCCGACAACAAACGATCGCGTTCCGCCTGTTCTAGTTCGCAATCACCACGTCGAAAATCTGGATCCGAACGATCCATTGTGGGTAGGAAGCCAACGCCCAACTCCCGAGCATCATGACGCTCGTTCGCATCCGGAATCATTGCGAATGACCACCGTCAGCAGTCATCTCGGCACCATCCACAACGGTCTCGGTCGAATCGGCTATTTCACCGGCGGGAAAACCGCTTTGTTTCGCGACGAAGATCTCGCCGACCGTTGGGCATCGGAATCGAACCGTTGGTTGCATGAGCATGCGAACGATCCGTTCTTCCTGCTCGTGACCCCTCACTCACTGCATGCACCGCGAATTGTCAACGAGCGGTTTCAAGGGACGACCAAGTTAGGCCCCCGAGGTGATGCCATCGCTGAACTGGATTGGACGGTTGGAAAAGTCGTACAGACGCTCGATGACCTCAACCTCATTGAACAAACCTTGATTGTTTTCTGCAGCGACAACGGTCCCGTTCTAATCGACGACTACCAAGATCGAGCGGACGAGTTGCTGGGCGATCATGACCCAAACGGCGTGTTCCGCGGTGGTAAATACAACGTATACGAAGGCGCGACTCGAACGCCGTTCATTGTATCGATGCCTGGAACCATTCCCGTCGGCGAAAGTGGAAAGATGGTCTGCACCATCGATCTGGCAGCCAGTTTTGCCGCATGGGTCGGGGCCAAGATCCCCGACGGAGCACTTCGTGACAGTATTGACGTGATGCCTTCCTTGCTAGGAAAAACCGAAGCGACTGGACGAACTGAACTGGTCCAACAAGACAACGGATGGGGCAGCTTTGGATATCGCAAAGGACAATGGAAACTGGTCCGCTGTGATTCCGGTGCCATGCTCAACAGCGAACTAAAAATGAAGAAAAAGCAGATTCCCAAGTATGCGTTGTATCACTTGGAAAGTGATCCAGGTGAAACAGAAAATGTACAAGCCGACAATCAAGAACGAGCAAACCAAATGAAGAAAGAACTACAGCAGATCATTGATGCCGGATAG
- a CDS encoding AraC family transcriptional regulator yields the protein MQPLSKKPQVLLFIESSRAYGRGCLQGVAGYLRAHGSWDVIHLERGLSEAVPSDLVGRRFDGVIARSENGSIAKGIQQLARWVVDLRGSFSPERGALIDTDPEACARLAIDHFVERGFRRIVYCGYRGVDFSDARGDAFMRYCAEEKLETNRFEMTLGQSHNPAIPIEGVLKHEAHAEILETALVNWLQQQPLPTAVFACNDVCGRQVVRAAMKLGYRVPEQIAVLGVDNDEVICDLTNPPLSSIEPDTYRIGFEGAAYLASLFARELGAVGDDDHRDAANKPDCRKIMIPPRRVVARFSTDILAVNDPELSSAIEFIRLEACNGIGVADVAKHVAISRATLERRFRSVLDHTPREEIERVRLERVKTLLLQTDYGLDRIASMTAYSKAPHLITAFRRQTGLTPTVFRKRHRRF from the coding sequence ATGCAACCACTTTCCAAAAAACCGCAAGTTCTTCTGTTTATCGAATCGTCGCGTGCTTACGGTCGTGGGTGCTTGCAAGGAGTGGCCGGTTACCTTCGAGCACACGGTTCTTGGGACGTCATTCATTTAGAACGGGGGCTGAGTGAAGCGGTTCCCAGCGATCTGGTTGGACGTCGGTTTGATGGTGTGATTGCACGTTCGGAAAATGGATCCATTGCTAAAGGAATCCAGCAGTTAGCTCGTTGGGTCGTTGATTTGCGGGGTAGCTTTTCGCCGGAGCGAGGTGCTCTGATCGACACCGATCCAGAGGCTTGTGCCCGGCTTGCGATTGACCATTTTGTAGAACGAGGTTTTCGGCGCATTGTGTATTGCGGATATCGCGGCGTCGATTTCTCAGATGCTCGTGGTGATGCTTTTATGCGGTATTGTGCTGAGGAAAAATTGGAGACGAACCGCTTTGAAATGACTTTGGGCCAGTCACATAACCCGGCGATCCCGATTGAAGGTGTACTGAAGCACGAAGCGCATGCTGAAATCTTAGAAACCGCTCTAGTGAATTGGTTGCAGCAACAACCGTTACCAACCGCCGTCTTTGCTTGTAATGATGTTTGTGGGCGTCAAGTTGTGCGCGCAGCCATGAAATTGGGATATCGAGTGCCGGAGCAGATTGCAGTTTTAGGCGTTGATAACGACGAAGTGATCTGCGATCTAACGAACCCGCCGCTTTCCAGTATCGAACCGGATACGTACCGCATCGGATTTGAAGGTGCTGCCTATTTGGCAAGTTTGTTTGCGAGGGAACTCGGGGCAGTCGGTGACGACGATCATCGTGACGCTGCGAACAAACCAGATTGTCGAAAGATCATGATTCCACCGAGGCGAGTTGTTGCCCGTTTTTCGACGGACATTCTCGCCGTGAATGATCCCGAATTGTCGTCGGCGATTGAGTTCATTCGTCTTGAAGCTTGTAACGGAATCGGTGTCGCCGATGTTGCAAAGCATGTTGCGATTTCTCGCGCGACACTGGAACGACGTTTTCGTAGTGTTTTGGATCATACTCCTCGCGAAGAGATTGAACGGGTTCGTCTGGAACGCGTGAAGACTTTGCTGCTACAGACGGATTATGGACTCGATCGAATCGCCTCGATGACCGCGTACAGTAAAGCACCTCATTTGATCACTGCGTTTCGGCGCCAGACGGGTCTGACACCGACCGTTTTTCGCAAGCGGCATCGGCGATTTTAG
- a CDS encoding HD domain-containing protein — protein sequence MPVSKLRRQIAWVAARLMHSREVAEYYQAKQKAARSCVRGWVKPGDLPSNAEIREQVQLLARLHDTTSPEQTLQAMRVRALWWMRQLAEYHPKLIGSVLTGGIREGSDIDLHVFANHAGAIADHLDSMGVGFEMERKRLVKNQELRVFTHIHVRDEFPLELTIYSTSQIGVRFRSSITGKPIEKASADDLEKLIHLEHGVDPSQLAADIGEMDSRPDRWNVFLALLLPLENVKQKATYHPEGDALFHSLQVFELARDEAAYDEDFLLAALLHDVGKAIDPRDHVAAGLEALDGFISSRTSWLIAHHMETHKIHDHSIGARRRRVLASHPDFESLLMLGDCDRGGRVPGVQTCTVEEALDYIEQLGEMFG from the coding sequence ATGCCCGTCTCGAAGCTTCGTCGCCAGATTGCCTGGGTGGCGGCCCGTCTGATGCACAGCCGCGAAGTTGCGGAATACTACCAGGCCAAACAGAAAGCAGCCCGATCCTGCGTTCGCGGTTGGGTAAAACCGGGTGATCTCCCCAGCAACGCGGAAATTCGCGAGCAAGTCCAGCTGCTCGCGAGACTTCACGATACAACCTCGCCCGAACAGACGTTGCAGGCGATGCGGGTCCGAGCCTTGTGGTGGATGCGGCAGTTGGCTGAATATCATCCCAAGTTGATCGGCAGTGTGCTGACCGGTGGAATTCGCGAAGGTTCTGATATCGACTTGCACGTCTTTGCCAACCATGCCGGCGCGATCGCAGATCATCTTGATTCAATGGGCGTAGGCTTTGAAATGGAACGCAAGCGTCTGGTCAAGAATCAAGAGCTGAGAGTGTTCACGCACATTCACGTTCGAGATGAGTTCCCACTTGAGTTGACCATCTATTCAACGTCCCAAATCGGAGTGCGGTTTCGCAGTAGTATCACGGGTAAGCCGATTGAAAAGGCCTCCGCTGACGATCTCGAAAAGCTAATTCACCTCGAACATGGTGTGGATCCATCCCAACTGGCCGCGGACATTGGCGAGATGGATAGCCGACCGGATCGGTGGAACGTTTTTCTGGCGTTGTTGCTTCCGCTCGAAAACGTCAAACAAAAAGCTACTTATCATCCGGAAGGTGATGCTTTGTTTCATAGCCTGCAAGTTTTCGAACTGGCCCGCGACGAAGCAGCTTACGATGAAGACTTTCTTTTGGCGGCACTCCTGCATGATGTGGGGAAAGCGATTGATCCCCGTGATCATGTGGCTGCGGGATTGGAAGCTCTTGATGGGTTTATCAGTAGTCGCACTTCGTGGCTAATCGCCCATCACATGGAAACGCACAAAATCCATGATCACTCGATCGGTGCCCGCCGTCGACGTGTGTTGGCGTCGCATCCGGACTTTGAAAGTTTGTTGATGCTTGGTGATTGCGACCGAGGCGGACGCGTCCCCGGTGTCCAGACCTGCACCGTTGAAGAAGCACTGGATTACATTGAACAGCTCGGTGAAATGTTCGGATAG
- a CDS encoding DUF1559 domain-containing protein, translated as MKSGTKQCRSGFTLVELLVVIAIIGVLVGLLLPAVQAAREAARRMSCSNNFKQLGLALHNYHSAYNRLPMQGVGTKSGTVDGPLVSANVFGTFFDHNVMQLSALVGITPFMEQQALWEQISNPLFVDHNGNGTVDSGERYPAMGPTPQEVDGELYTPYLTEMQTLRCPSDPGTGLPAQGRTNYALCQGDSPLLSLYGNRGVTLAVDVAGAGWFTWGGARASQAGQRGVFKTHEFTGFRDILDGLSNTIAMGEIATYLGDRDVRTSARTGQGAEGYITRCDSYTDPERPRFWLASASVDVADNSAFAGKARGYRWASHIPCQTSCFTIKPPNSLICANNSDDAGVFGMSSNHQGGAHVLMSDGAVKFITDSIEAGNQTSPTPTRAGPDNNIGGPSLYGLWGALGTRASREVIQEEL; from the coding sequence ATGAAATCGGGTACTAAACAGTGCCGCAGCGGATTTACTCTTGTTGAGCTGCTTGTGGTGATTGCAATTATTGGAGTTTTGGTTGGGCTCTTGCTTCCTGCGGTCCAAGCCGCACGTGAGGCAGCCCGCCGGATGAGTTGCAGCAACAACTTCAAGCAGCTTGGCTTGGCTCTTCACAACTATCACTCGGCCTACAATCGCTTGCCGATGCAGGGCGTCGGAACAAAATCAGGAACCGTGGACGGGCCGCTCGTAAGTGCCAACGTTTTTGGTACGTTCTTTGATCACAATGTGATGCAGCTTAGTGCTCTTGTTGGAATCACACCGTTCATGGAACAGCAAGCTCTTTGGGAACAGATCTCGAACCCGCTGTTTGTGGATCACAATGGAAACGGTACCGTCGACTCTGGTGAACGATATCCAGCAATGGGCCCAACGCCCCAAGAAGTGGACGGCGAGTTATACACGCCCTATCTCACTGAAATGCAGACACTGCGTTGTCCGAGTGATCCGGGCACGGGCTTACCAGCGCAGGGCCGTACTAACTATGCCTTGTGCCAAGGCGATTCACCGTTGTTGAGCCTTTACGGCAATCGCGGGGTAACGCTTGCGGTAGACGTTGCCGGTGCGGGTTGGTTCACGTGGGGTGGAGCACGAGCCTCCCAAGCAGGTCAGCGGGGCGTCTTCAAGACTCACGAGTTCACCGGATTTCGCGATATTCTAGATGGCTTATCCAACACGATCGCGATGGGAGAGATTGCGACCTATTTGGGTGACCGCGATGTTCGCACTAGTGCCCGAACGGGTCAGGGTGCCGAGGGATACATCACACGATGTGATTCATATACTGACCCCGAGCGGCCAAGATTCTGGCTCGCATCTGCTTCGGTCGATGTCGCTGACAACTCTGCCTTCGCGGGCAAAGCACGCGGGTACCGATGGGCATCTCATATCCCATGCCAGACCAGTTGCTTCACGATCAAGCCGCCCAATAGCTTGATTTGCGCCAATAACTCGGATGACGCAGGCGTCTTCGGCATGAGTAGCAATCACCAGGGTGGTGCTCACGTGTTAATGAGTGACGGAGCGGTCAAGTTCATTACGGATTCGATTGAGGCTGGGAATCAAACTTCGCCCACGCCAACGCGTGCTGGACCAGACAACAACATTGGCGGCCCGAGTCTTTACGGACTATGGGGCGCACTGGGCACTCGTGCTTCCCGCGAAGTTATCCAAGAAGAACTGTAG
- a CDS encoding discoidin domain-containing protein: MSESKRALIYNPMTSCIRFRTLSLILCVCLPCACNAETSGGDSIDLSGPWRVRLSDSDQSHEIQLPGALRDSGIGNAPGPKTKWIAGGRDEIWNRPEYKPYRRANNFKIPFWLQPSLHYVGKATYQREINIPDNWLDRQIVLTLERPHWLTNVIVDGKCVAKGESLGVAHRFDLTEHLHPGVHQLAIEVDNSIDLIDVGTNSHSVSDHTQSAWHGIVGSLELSAHPLLNIKRVDIHPNLNDSVVQADVVFSNNYSQPESRSVFFRIEQAGTTLATHQITTEIAPGESKVRVAIGLDSKALLWDEFEPNLCDISVQLQKAGIPGPVASPENISSSKNPLSEWKGRFGFREIEARDGRLMLNHRPIYLRGTLECCIFPLTGYPPTDDSSWRRIIRICKKHGLNHIRFHSWCPPEAAFRMADEMGFYFQVECSTWPNQSISLGHDLPIDQWIYREADRMLSEYGNHPSFVLLCAGNEPAGQGSGGTFLTPWVNRYKEQENRVLVTAGAGWPMIAANEYHVTPHPRIQQWGQQLNSRINAHPPETVTDYDDYINRYDVPVVAHEIGQWCAYPNFDEIPKYTGALKPKNFEVFRDFLQNEGMLDQAHDFLMASGRWQVLTYKEEIESALRTRHFGGFQLLDMRDFPGQGTALVGMLDPFWDPKPYMDANEFRKFCGPVVPLVRMKKRVWKSNETFDAEIEVSHFGHSPLDGIASWQIHLASQGKDTVIAKGKWPLKGQKPGDLYSLGTIQVPLAKIAAAAKLNIEVTVPDGNRSATNDWDFWVYPADSETEQPDDSPDAHSTLAITKSVAEAVAAAKQGKRVLLTLPPDHVATDVQIGMSPIFWNWAWTNGQAPHTMGILCDPDHACLKGFPTEFHSNWQWWDLISKSAAMPLDQMSTDIKPLIQVVPNWFIPKKLALAWEANVGEGRVLVTSVDLSSDMTNRPAAKQFLTSLKRYITSTDFNPAQSVTESQLNSLVRKLSQTQLAIQSTQASSKQRGYESSKAFDGNLATMWHTQWSPLSAGPHWLQINMHHLINLNGMIVTPRQDQPRTRLRGYEISTLDQAGNWQTVASGEFDSSATPKTVRFLSTVQTSALRLQARPIETDGKNRPPQMVSIAELELLLNKRRNPQQER; this comes from the coding sequence ATGAGCGAATCCAAGCGAGCCCTGATTTACAACCCCATGACTAGCTGCATCCGGTTCAGAACGCTAAGCCTGATTCTATGCGTCTGCCTACCCTGCGCATGCAACGCAGAAACGTCAGGCGGTGACTCAATCGATTTGTCAGGACCTTGGCGCGTTCGACTATCAGACTCTGACCAATCTCATGAAATCCAGCTGCCTGGGGCGTTGCGAGACTCCGGAATTGGAAACGCACCTGGCCCCAAGACGAAGTGGATTGCGGGCGGCCGTGATGAGATTTGGAACCGCCCCGAATACAAGCCTTATCGTCGCGCTAACAACTTCAAAATCCCTTTCTGGTTACAACCGAGCTTGCACTACGTGGGCAAAGCAACTTACCAGCGTGAGATCAACATTCCCGATAACTGGCTGGATCGTCAGATTGTCCTCACGCTGGAACGTCCACACTGGTTGACCAACGTGATAGTAGACGGGAAGTGCGTAGCGAAGGGAGAATCGCTGGGTGTTGCACACCGTTTCGATCTAACAGAACACCTTCATCCGGGTGTCCATCAGTTGGCCATCGAGGTTGATAACTCGATCGACCTTATCGATGTTGGCACTAATTCACATAGTGTGTCGGACCACACCCAATCCGCATGGCATGGAATCGTAGGGTCGCTCGAACTGAGTGCCCATCCCTTGCTGAACATTAAGCGTGTCGACATACATCCAAACCTAAACGACTCGGTCGTGCAGGCTGATGTTGTATTTTCTAACAACTACTCCCAACCTGAATCCCGGTCGGTATTCTTCCGGATTGAACAAGCGGGGACAACGCTAGCCACTCACCAGATAACTACAGAGATCGCACCGGGTGAATCAAAAGTCCGAGTAGCCATTGGTCTCGACTCCAAAGCACTGCTATGGGATGAGTTTGAGCCTAATCTCTGTGACATATCAGTACAGCTACAGAAAGCCGGAATCCCCGGGCCTGTCGCCTCTCCCGAAAACATTTCGTCGTCAAAGAATCCTCTAAGCGAATGGAAAGGACGTTTTGGGTTTCGGGAAATTGAAGCCCGAGATGGCCGATTGATGCTCAACCATCGACCGATCTATTTGCGAGGAACACTGGAGTGCTGCATCTTTCCGCTCACTGGTTATCCGCCGACCGACGATTCATCTTGGCGTCGCATCATTCGCATTTGCAAGAAACATGGACTCAATCACATTCGCTTCCACTCCTGGTGCCCGCCCGAAGCAGCCTTTCGCATGGCAGATGAAATGGGTTTCTACTTTCAAGTTGAGTGTTCGACTTGGCCCAATCAAAGCATCTCGTTGGGACACGATCTTCCGATTGATCAATGGATCTACCGAGAAGCGGACCGCATGCTGTCTGAGTACGGAAACCATCCCTCCTTCGTCCTGCTCTGCGCGGGCAACGAACCCGCCGGGCAAGGCAGCGGGGGTACGTTCTTAACACCTTGGGTAAATCGCTACAAAGAACAGGAAAACCGCGTTCTCGTAACCGCCGGTGCCGGTTGGCCGATGATTGCGGCTAATGAATACCATGTCACTCCCCACCCGCGAATTCAGCAGTGGGGACAACAACTAAATAGCCGCATCAACGCCCACCCTCCTGAAACGGTCACCGACTACGACGACTACATCAATCGTTATGACGTTCCCGTCGTTGCCCATGAAATTGGTCAATGGTGTGCCTATCCTAACTTCGACGAAATCCCAAAGTACACCGGCGCGTTAAAGCCTAAGAACTTCGAAGTATTCCGCGACTTCCTTCAGAACGAGGGGATGCTAGACCAGGCACATGACTTCCTAATGGCGTCAGGTCGTTGGCAAGTACTCACCTACAAAGAAGAAATCGAATCCGCCCTTCGCACGCGCCACTTCGGCGGATTCCAGCTACTGGACATGCGAGACTTCCCCGGACAAGGAACAGCGTTGGTAGGAATGCTGGATCCGTTTTGGGACCCGAAACCCTACATGGATGCGAACGAGTTCCGGAAATTCTGCGGTCCGGTCGTCCCTCTTGTCAGAATGAAGAAACGCGTCTGGAAATCAAACGAAACGTTTGATGCGGAAATAGAAGTATCGCATTTCGGACACAGCCCATTGGACGGCATAGCCAGCTGGCAAATTCATCTCGCTTCCCAGGGCAAGGACACTGTCATCGCGAAAGGAAAATGGCCTCTTAAGGGCCAAAAACCTGGTGATTTATACTCGCTAGGGACCATCCAAGTACCGCTCGCCAAAATCGCTGCGGCAGCCAAACTCAACATCGAAGTCACCGTCCCCGATGGCAATCGCTCGGCAACCAACGACTGGGACTTTTGGGTCTATCCGGCCGACAGCGAAACCGAGCAACCTGACGACTCTCCAGACGCCCACTCTACTCTAGCAATCACAAAGAGTGTCGCCGAAGCGGTCGCTGCCGCCAAACAGGGCAAGCGAGTTCTCCTAACGCTTCCGCCGGACCACGTTGCCACCGACGTGCAAATTGGCATGTCACCAATTTTTTGGAACTGGGCTTGGACGAATGGACAAGCACCCCACACGATGGGCATTTTGTGTGACCCCGATCACGCTTGCCTGAAAGGGTTCCCAACCGAGTTTCATTCCAACTGGCAGTGGTGGGACCTGATTTCAAAATCGGCAGCGATGCCACTCGATCAGATGTCAACAGACATCAAACCACTGATTCAAGTTGTCCCCAATTGGTTCATCCCCAAAAAGCTTGCGCTCGCATGGGAGGCAAACGTCGGCGAAGGACGAGTGTTAGTCACCTCAGTCGATTTATCAAGCGACATGACAAACCGTCCCGCCGCGAAACAGTTTCTCACATCGTTAAAACGCTACATCACTAGCACCGACTTCAACCCAGCCCAGAGCGTCACTGAGAGTCAACTCAACTCGCTGGTTCGAAAGCTCTCTCAAACTCAACTGGCGATCCAGAGTACCCAAGCCAGCAGCAAGCAGCGCGGCTATGAATCGTCTAAAGCATTCGATGGGAACCTAGCCACAATGTGGCACACGCAATGGTCGCCACTCAGCGCCGGGCCTCATTGGTTACAGATCAATATGCATCACCTCATCAACCTGAACGGGATGATCGTGACACCGCGTCAGGATCAACCGAGGACACGGTTACGAGGCTATGAAATTTCGACTCTTGATCAAGCAGGGAATTGGCAAACCGTTGCCAGTGGGGAATTTGATTCTTCGGCGACGCCAAAGACCGTTCGCTTCCTATCAACAGTGCAAACCAGTGCACTGCGACTGCAGGCGCGTCCCATAGAAACTGACGGGAAGAATCGGCCGCCACAGATGGTCAGCATCGCTGAACTGGAACTGCTCTTGAACAAGCGTCGAAACCCCCAGCAGGAACGTTAG